Proteins found in one Candidatus Nitrosopelagicus brevis genomic segment:
- a CDS encoding hemolysin family protein: MQLEFEIPLLVVLIGLSGFFSGLEVALVGVRLSKIEQMVKDKVKGASSLLKLKTNPSRMMASVNLGNNLVNVASTAIATDIALKIFGNDGLAIVIGIMTFLILVFGEITPKTYCNANAAKIATRYSPVLLAFSYAFYPIVRILEAITKGIIRLTGSSDNPPGLTEDEIKGVIDQGLKDKAIEKQESELVHGALNFDDIVIRSVMTPRTKMFTLNSKKMLFEALPEINNSGFSRIPVFSENSDNITGIVHVRDVLKTLENDEKVISLEEIMRDPIFVSQEKRVSDLLKEMQGRQTHMAIVVDEFGGVEGCVTLEDLLEEIVGEIHDEKDTVQQVFQNEGNDVILTNGDIEIDKINEIFKTNIPEGDDYSRLNGLLHEKLRDIPKEGDKIEIESLRIMIEKVSKNKPDKIRIEKIK, encoded by the coding sequence ATGCAATTAGAATTTGAAATACCTTTGCTGGTAGTTTTGATTGGGCTTTCTGGCTTCTTTAGTGGATTAGAAGTAGCTTTGGTAGGAGTTAGATTATCAAAGATTGAACAGATGGTAAAAGACAAGGTAAAAGGTGCGTCATCACTTCTAAAATTAAAAACAAATCCTAGTCGCATGATGGCCAGTGTTAATCTAGGAAATAATTTAGTTAATGTTGCATCAACTGCAATAGCAACCGATATTGCATTAAAAATATTTGGAAACGATGGATTAGCCATAGTAATTGGAATTATGACATTTTTGATACTAGTTTTTGGAGAAATAACACCAAAGACATACTGTAATGCTAACGCAGCAAAGATTGCAACTAGGTATAGTCCAGTATTATTGGCATTCAGCTATGCATTTTATCCGATTGTTAGGATCTTAGAAGCAATAACCAAAGGAATTATTCGTCTAACAGGAAGTAGCGATAACCCTCCAGGATTAACGGAAGATGAGATTAAAGGAGTGATTGATCAAGGATTAAAAGATAAAGCAATAGAAAAACAAGAAAGTGAATTAGTACACGGTGCACTAAATTTTGATGACATAGTAATTCGTTCAGTTATGACACCGAGAACAAAAATGTTCACATTGAATTCTAAAAAGATGTTGTTTGAAGCATTGCCTGAAATTAATAACAGTGGCTTTTCTAGAATTCCAGTTTTTTCTGAGAATAGTGATAATATCACAGGAATTGTACATGTTAGAGATGTGCTAAAAACATTAGAAAATGATGAGAAAGTGATATCCCTTGAAGAAATTATGCGAGACCCAATTTTTGTATCTCAAGAAAAACGTGTTAGTGATTTACTAAAAGAGATGCAAGGCAGACAAACTCACATGGCAATTGTAGTAGATGAATTTGGTGGAGTAGAAGGATGTGTGACATTAGAAGATTTACTTGAAGAAATTGTAGGTGAAATTCATGATGAGAAAGATACGGTTCAACAAGTATTTCAGAATGAAGGAAACGATGTAATTTTAACAAATGGAGATATTGAAATTGATAAAATTAATGAGATTTTCAAAACAAATATTCCTGAAGGGGATGATTATTCACGATTAAATGGACTGCTACATGAAAAATTGCGAGACATTCCAAAAGAGGGAGATAAAATTGAGATTGAGTCATTAAGAATAATGATAGAAAAAGTTTCAAAAAATAAACCTGACAAAATCAGAATAGAGAAAATAAAATAA
- the purE gene encoding 5-(carboxyamino)imidazole ribonucleotide mutase yields the protein MLVTKKPLVGIIMGSSSDSRIMHGAAEILDSFSIPHEDQIISAHRTPERLNEYAKHAEKSKFKVIIAGAGGAAHLPGMIASHTTIPVIGVPIMVYNDKQMKKTDKNKYSAFGGLDSLLSISEMPTGSPVVAVGVNKASNAGIYALKILGNSYPEIKTKLKKHKFDQYTSVLKESEELKKLGLTKFVKKKFR from the coding sequence ATATTGGTTACAAAAAAGCCTCTCGTTGGAATAATTATGGGTTCTAGTTCAGATAGCCGCATCATGCATGGTGCTGCAGAGATATTGGATTCTTTCTCCATACCTCATGAAGATCAAATAATTTCTGCACATCGAACTCCTGAAAGATTAAACGAATATGCTAAACATGCTGAAAAAAGTAAATTCAAGGTAATAATTGCAGGTGCCGGAGGGGCTGCACATCTTCCAGGAATGATTGCATCACATACTACAATTCCTGTAATCGGAGTTCCCATAATGGTGTATAATGATAAGCAAATGAAAAAAACTGACAAAAACAAATATTCTGCATTTGGCGGATTGGATTCTCTTTTATCAATTTCGGAGATGCCTACAGGCTCTCCTGTCGTAGCTGTAGGGGTGAATAAGGCTTCAAATGCAGGAATTTATGCATTAAAAATTCTTGGAAATTCTTATCCAGAAATTAAAACAAAATTAAAAAAACATAAGTTTGACCAATATACTTCTGTTCTTAAAGAATCTGAAGAACTAAAAAAATTAGGTTTAACAAAATTTGTTAAAAAGAAATTTCGTTAA
- a CDS encoding Zn-ribbon domain-containing OB-fold protein, which produces MTFFEEQLKQGIFQISYCEKCDEKIWPPNEICHVCFNEVEWKKSKNLGKIIEFSKKDSTYFGLVEIDYGIRIMGEISSTSIPKTGQSVTMNVSFDSKPHYSFIVENN; this is translated from the coding sequence TTGACATTTTTTGAAGAACAATTGAAACAAGGTATTTTTCAAATATCTTACTGTGAAAAATGTGATGAAAAGATATGGCCCCCTAATGAAATCTGTCATGTATGTTTTAATGAAGTTGAATGGAAAAAATCAAAAAATCTTGGAAAAATCATTGAATTTTCAAAAAAAGATTCTACTTATTTTGGGCTAGTAGAAATTGATTACGGTATACGGATTATGGGCGAGATTTCATCCACATCAATACCAAAAACAGGACAAAGTGTTACAATGAATGTGTCATTTGATTCCAAACCTCATTATTCATTCATCGTTGAAAACAATTAG
- a CDS encoding DedA family protein: MSELQALVQWIADLLSEYLYTGVFLAALLETIIPPIPTMAVFPTAGFIASQNGLSVAEAVLLGIVGGLGASIGSTVIYLIALKLGRTALLRYLGKFRISEKKLEKVERWFEKYGDKAVLFGRMVPVFREMISVPAGLLKMSVKKFLAYTILGSCSWGVTMVLIGYFFGLTAFEMII, translated from the coding sequence ATGAGTGAATTACAAGCATTAGTTCAATGGATAGCAGATTTACTTTCTGAATATTTGTACACAGGTGTATTTCTTGCTGCATTACTTGAAACAATCATTCCTCCAATTCCCACTATGGCCGTATTTCCTACTGCAGGGTTCATTGCATCACAAAATGGATTAAGTGTTGCAGAAGCAGTGTTGTTAGGTATTGTTGGAGGATTGGGTGCATCAATTGGTTCAACAGTAATTTATCTAATCGCTCTAAAATTAGGACGAACCGCATTATTGAGATACCTAGGTAAGTTTAGAATTTCTGAAAAGAAATTAGAAAAGGTAGAAAGATGGTTTGAAAAATATGGGGACAAAGCAGTTTTGTTTGGTAGAATGGTTCCAGTATTTAGAGAAATGATTTCTGTTCCTGCAGGATTACTGAAAATGAGCGTAAAGAAATTTTTGGCATATACTATACTAGGTTCGTGTTCATGGGGTGTTACCATGGTATTGATAGGTTATTTCTTTGGATTAACCGCATTTGAGATGATCATATAG
- the ilvA gene encoding threonine ammonia-lyase, producing MTITYDDVKKAQETQSKIIRKTNLEFSETFSKICGAKVFLKNEYEQKTGSFKIRGAYYKIKSLTDEQKSKGVVAASAGNHSQGVAFASSIENIPCTIVMPKTASPAKVAATKGYGAKVVLEGSTYDESWEYAQKISSETNATIIHAFDDPHVIAGQGVIGLEIMEQLPNVDEIYVPIGGGGLVAGIILAVKEKNPNVRIIGVESSSYPSMKESFEKKSLQTVKGNSTIADGISVKTPGKITFGVVRHQIDEIVTVDDSDIINAMFLLMERSKAVVEPAGAVALAYILKHKPESGKTVVPILCGGNIDMYLLGQIVSKGLSGMGRMLKISVLLKDKPGALKELVDEISSINVNIVEVIHDRLSTDVSAGSAGVTISLETEDQNQSNELINHLQGKDIKFEIIS from the coding sequence ATGACGATAACCTATGATGATGTGAAGAAAGCACAAGAAACACAAAGTAAGATAATTAGAAAAACAAATTTAGAATTTTCAGAAACATTTAGCAAAATTTGTGGAGCTAAAGTTTTTTTAAAAAATGAATATGAGCAAAAGACAGGTTCATTCAAAATTCGTGGCGCATATTACAAAATCAAATCGCTGACAGATGAACAGAAGAGCAAAGGAGTCGTTGCTGCATCTGCTGGAAACCATTCTCAAGGAGTTGCATTTGCATCAAGTATTGAAAATATACCCTGTACCATCGTAATGCCAAAAACTGCATCACCTGCAAAAGTAGCAGCGACTAAAGGATATGGTGCTAAAGTAGTATTGGAAGGATCCACGTATGACGAATCTTGGGAATATGCACAAAAAATATCCTCTGAGACAAATGCAACAATTATTCATGCATTTGATGATCCACATGTTATAGCGGGGCAAGGAGTTATTGGTTTAGAAATAATGGAGCAACTGCCCAATGTGGATGAAATCTACGTTCCAATTGGAGGTGGAGGACTTGTTGCAGGAATAATACTGGCAGTGAAAGAAAAAAATCCTAATGTACGCATAATTGGAGTTGAATCAAGCTCATATCCTTCTATGAAAGAATCGTTTGAAAAGAAATCACTGCAGACCGTAAAGGGTAATTCAACTATCGCTGATGGAATTTCAGTAAAAACACCTGGAAAAATTACTTTCGGAGTCGTAAGGCATCAAATTGATGAAATTGTCACAGTTGATGATAGTGATATCATTAATGCAATGTTTCTTTTAATGGAACGTTCAAAAGCAGTAGTTGAACCTGCAGGTGCCGTGGCATTGGCATATATTTTAAAACATAAACCCGAATCTGGTAAAACAGTAGTCCCAATTTTATGTGGAGGTAATATTGACATGTATCTTTTAGGGCAAATTGTATCCAAAGGACTTTCCGGAATGGGAAGAATGTTAAAAATTTCAGTTCTTTTAAAAGATAAACCAGGAGCATTGAAAGAATTAGTTGATGAAATATCATCAATTAATGTAAACATTGTAGAAGTAATTCATGACAGATTAAGTACCGATGTGAGTGCAGGTTCCGCAGGAGTTACAATAAGCTTGGAAACTGAAGATCAGAATCAATCAAATGAATTAATCAACCATCTTCAAGGAAAAGATATTAAATTTGAGATAATATCTTAA
- the thrC gene encoding threonine synthase, whose amino-acid sequence MQQKAKLVCINPNCGKTYSIKSLAIKCDSCNFLLDVKYENKPSSSLKEVFYERRNPQGSIYNESGVWRFRELLNFCEIETEDIEQCSKYLVSLDGAEGRQSKPYHMSKVAEFVGLDNENVVFQPEGYNPSGSFKDNGMSAAVTHGKMMGAKKIICASTGNTSASAGMFAANENMECDVYIPDGQIAPGKLSQAYQFGTQMVKVNGNFDDAFTKSLEAAEEPGSYTVNSVNPFRIEGQKTIPYRALEYLNWEVPDWLVYPGGALGNTSSCGKSLMELYEWGWIKKIPRIAVINASGANTLYQLFNGIFDEEKLRWNEGAPNFELIRRFYDEMSKDENLKPKTKATAIQIGKPSNVAKGLRALEFTNGIVEEVTDKEMLDGMSVVGLNGFDCEMASGASVAGIKKLRDKGVIKKDDKVVGILTGRQKEPLLPIDYHNDPSNKFARPPKI is encoded by the coding sequence ATGCAACAAAAAGCCAAACTTGTATGTATTAATCCAAATTGTGGGAAAACATATTCCATAAAATCACTAGCCATAAAGTGTGATTCATGCAATTTCTTGCTTGATGTAAAATATGAAAATAAACCAAGTTCAAGCTTGAAAGAGGTATTTTACGAAAGAAGAAATCCACAAGGAAGTATTTACAATGAAAGTGGTGTGTGGCGATTTAGAGAATTATTAAATTTTTGTGAAATTGAAACAGAAGACATCGAACAGTGTTCAAAATATCTAGTATCACTAGACGGCGCAGAAGGAAGACAATCAAAACCATATCATATGAGCAAAGTTGCAGAATTTGTTGGTCTTGATAATGAAAACGTAGTATTTCAACCAGAAGGATACAATCCAAGTGGTTCGTTTAAAGATAATGGAATGTCTGCAGCAGTTACTCATGGAAAAATGATGGGTGCAAAAAAAATTATTTGTGCGTCTACAGGTAATACCTCTGCATCAGCAGGAATGTTTGCAGCAAATGAAAACATGGAATGTGATGTTTACATTCCAGATGGACAAATAGCCCCAGGAAAATTAAGCCAAGCATATCAATTTGGAACTCAGATGGTAAAAGTTAATGGAAACTTTGATGATGCATTTACAAAATCATTAGAAGCAGCAGAAGAACCTGGAAGTTATACAGTAAATTCAGTAAATCCATTTAGAATTGAAGGTCAAAAAACAATTCCATATAGAGCGCTTGAATATCTAAATTGGGAGGTACCGGATTGGTTGGTTTATCCAGGAGGTGCATTAGGGAATACATCAAGTTGTGGAAAAAGTTTAATGGAATTATATGAATGGGGATGGATTAAAAAAATTCCACGAATAGCCGTAATTAATGCAAGTGGAGCTAACACACTCTATCAATTATTTAACGGAATTTTTGATGAAGAAAAATTACGATGGAATGAGGGCGCACCTAATTTTGAATTAATACGAAGATTCTATGATGAAATGAGTAAAGATGAAAATCTTAAACCAAAGACTAAAGCAACTGCAATACAAATTGGTAAACCTTCAAACGTTGCAAAAGGACTACGTGCTTTAGAATTTACAAATGGAATTGTAGAAGAAGTTACCGATAAAGAAATGCTCGATGGAATGTCAGTAGTAGGATTAAACGGATTTGATTGTGAAATGGCGTCAGGAGCATCAGTTGCAGGCATAAAGAAATTACGTGATAAAGGTGTGATTAAAAAAGATGACAAAGTAGTAGGAATTTTAACAGGACGACAAAAAGAACCTTTACTTCCAATCGATTATCATAACGATCCTTCAAATAAATTTGCAAGACCACCAAAGATTTAG
- a CDS encoding SAM-dependent methyltransferase, giving the protein MEIYSKNVCELKYEFVNAYKGNSHTTEILPNMPAESFVINEKQLSLLHEFLNVNPIYSNHIVEKISGVDYTIFEGDLNNYWIDSIKHDASYAPFYPTWILSAWGLALAAKNLGFEQIVDIGSGDGRIAYCGKTSGLESISIEIDENLVNLQEDISKKTGVEFNPKCADATIFNFEDILPKKSIFVIGGVPEIGEVLAESVIKNVLEVLEMPDVSFVLTGSHSHRKFSRDRTDSGWGTTIKKFELEVMSTISLPTYWTMDQKFETPYVFTKKG; this is encoded by the coding sequence ATGGAAATATATTCCAAGAATGTATGCGAATTAAAATATGAGTTTGTAAATGCATACAAAGGTAATAGTCATACTACGGAAATATTGCCAAATATGCCTGCGGAATCATTTGTCATAAATGAAAAACAACTCTCATTGTTACATGAATTTCTTAATGTGAATCCGATTTATTCTAATCATATAGTTGAAAAAATTTCGGGAGTAGATTACACAATTTTTGAAGGTGATTTGAATAATTATTGGATTGATAGTATTAAACACGATGCAAGTTATGCTCCATTCTATCCTACCTGGATATTATCTGCATGGGGATTGGCCCTAGCTGCAAAAAATTTAGGATTTGAGCAAATCGTAGACATAGGGTCTGGAGATGGAAGGATAGCCTACTGTGGCAAAACATCAGGATTAGAATCAATATCTATAGAAATTGATGAGAACCTAGTAAATCTACAAGAAGATATTTCTAAAAAAACAGGGGTTGAATTTAATCCAAAATGTGCCGATGCGACAATTTTTAATTTTGAGGATATTCTGCCAAAAAAATCTATTTTTGTTATTGGAGGTGTTCCTGAAATTGGAGAAGTTTTAGCTGAATCAGTAATCAAAAATGTTCTTGAAGTTTTAGAAATGCCTGATGTCTCATTTGTATTGACTGGAAGTCATTCTCATAGAAAATTCTCTAGGGATAGAACAGATTCCGGATGGGGCACAACAATCAAAAAATTTGAATTGGAAGTTATGTCTACGATATCTTTACCTACATACTGGACTATGGATCAAAAATTCGAAACACCATATGTTTTCACGAAAAAAGGATAA
- a CDS encoding resolvase — MKSNLKIVNKTKSLNFKKIAQTRRQRGYNWEDTLVKRFNKMDDWKAFRLGSPSVALPDILCVNNIDSIIFTIEAKSGTGTTLTVPFDQIIRCLSWTNNFTVYKTRKVILAFKFLSKKRIGVGKYEKRELREFYKIWNAKKDPIDIVCKYDGTTYALIQGEKKKLNLKDYPMPFKSKYQKIISK, encoded by the coding sequence ATGAAATCAAATTTAAAAATTGTAAATAAGACAAAATCACTTAATTTTAAAAAAATAGCACAAACGCGGAGACAGCGAGGCTATAATTGGGAAGATACGCTAGTTAAACGATTCAATAAAATGGATGATTGGAAAGCATTTAGACTAGGATCTCCCAGCGTTGCATTACCCGACATCTTGTGTGTCAATAACATAGATAGCATAATATTCACAATAGAAGCAAAATCTGGGACCGGTACTACATTAACAGTTCCATTTGACCAGATTATTCGATGCCTAAGTTGGACCAATAATTTTACAGTATACAAAACTCGAAAAGTTATTTTAGCATTCAAATTTTTATCAAAGAAAAGAATAGGAGTAGGAAAGTACGAAAAAAGAGAATTAAGAGAATTTTACAAGATATGGAATGCAAAGAAAGATCCAATTGACATAGTATGCAAATATGACGGTACAACGTATGCATTAATTCAAGGTGAGAAGAAAAAATTGAATTTAAAAGACTATCCAATGCCTTTCAAATCCAAATACCAAAAAATAATTTCAAAATGA
- a CDS encoding nucleotidyltransferase family protein has translation MKAIILAGGRGKRLRPITDKIPKPLIPINNKPLIERTIKYLKKYGITEIIISSGYKSDLIEKFLKKKKNFGCEISFSIEKTPLGTGGAVKKALRFVDEESFVVLNGDIVTNIDLKKILKKPNTIAANELKTKFGTMDIRNNKILKFNEKKDVTDVWMNPGIYHLSMNIEKIIPRKGSLEGIVFPKMAKNKTLETIKFKNALWFSIDSHKDIEECSKEIKSKKYSKYFK, from the coding sequence ATGAAAGCAATAATTTTAGCAGGAGGAAGAGGAAAAAGATTACGTCCAATTACAGATAAAATTCCAAAACCATTGATTCCAATAAATAATAAACCACTCATAGAACGAACCATAAAATATCTTAAAAAATATGGAATCACCGAAATTATAATTTCTAGTGGTTACAAATCGGACCTTATAGAAAAATTTCTTAAAAAGAAAAAAAATTTTGGATGTGAGATATCATTTTCAATTGAAAAAACACCACTAGGTACTGGCGGGGCAGTAAAAAAAGCATTAAGATTTGTTGATGAAGAATCATTTGTGGTATTAAATGGAGATATCGTTACAAACATTGATCTAAAAAAAATTCTTAAAAAACCAAATACAATTGCAGCCAATGAACTGAAAACAAAATTTGGCACCATGGATATCCGAAATAATAAAATTTTAAAATTTAATGAAAAAAAAGATGTAACTGATGTTTGGATGAACCCTGGAATATATCATCTATCAATGAATATTGAAAAAATAATTCCTAGAAAAGGCAGTTTAGAAGGTATTGTTTTTCCAAAAATGGCAAAAAATAAGACACTTGAGACGATTAAATTCAAAAATGCACTATGGTTTTCAATTGATTCTCATAAAGACATAGAAGAATGTTCAAAAGAAATAAAATCAAAAAAATATTCTAAATATTTCAAATGA
- the purK gene encoding 5-(carboxyamino)imidazole ribonucleotide synthase: MSKTLGIIGGGQLGMMLTEAAQNLDDISKIIVLDPTENCPAAKVGAQQIIADFKDEDAIKKLSELSDIITYEIESGNSDVLKKLEENTEINPSPDTLRIIQDKLLQKQFLQKNGIAVAEFEKIENKEELNQMIDKMGLPLLLKTRRDAYDGRGNYKINSKSEIDDALDLFSGKTLMVEKFVKFEKEVSVIAARNTKGEISTYPVVENIHENNILRTTIAPGRVSETVRKEAEKIAEKTMEVLHGAGVFGIEMFVTSDDEILINEIAPRVHNSGHHTLQSCNTSQFEQHLRAILGMELGDSSIKTPTIMYNILGPKTFQGEYNVLFKKQDNIHLKMYGKLESKPQRKIGHVNIVDVENRGMEELLKQVEDLKKNLVIEPKES, from the coding sequence ATGAGTAAAACTCTAGGGATAATTGGTGGTGGACAGTTAGGAATGATGCTTACAGAAGCCGCACAAAATTTAGATGATATTTCAAAAATAATAGTTTTAGATCCTACTGAAAATTGCCCTGCTGCAAAAGTTGGCGCACAGCAAATCATTGCAGATTTCAAAGATGAAGATGCGATAAAAAAATTATCAGAATTATCAGACATTATAACATATGAAATTGAATCTGGAAATAGTGATGTATTAAAAAAATTAGAAGAAAATACAGAGATAAATCCTTCACCAGATACATTAAGAATTATTCAAGATAAATTACTTCAAAAACAATTCTTACAAAAAAATGGCATTGCAGTCGCAGAATTTGAAAAAATTGAAAATAAAGAAGAACTGAATCAAATGATAGATAAAATGGGCCTCCCATTGTTACTAAAAACTCGAAGAGATGCATACGATGGGCGAGGGAATTATAAAATTAATTCAAAATCTGAAATAGACGATGCTTTAGATTTGTTTTCAGGAAAAACTCTAATGGTAGAAAAATTTGTTAAATTTGAAAAAGAAGTTTCAGTCATAGCTGCAAGAAATACAAAGGGTGAAATTTCAACATATCCTGTAGTAGAAAATATTCATGAAAATAATATTTTAAGAACAACAATTGCGCCTGGAAGAGTTTCAGAGACGGTTAGAAAGGAAGCAGAAAAAATTGCTGAAAAAACAATGGAAGTGTTACATGGAGCAGGGGTTTTTGGAATAGAAATGTTTGTTACATCTGATGATGAGATTTTAATTAATGAAATTGCACCTCGAGTTCATAATTCAGGTCACCATACATTACAATCATGCAATACATCTCAATTTGAACAACATTTACGGGCAATTCTAGGAATGGAATTAGGAGATTCATCAATTAAAACTCCTACAATAATGTACAATATCTTAGGGCCAAAAACATTTCAAGGAGAATACAATGTGTTATTCAAAAAACAGGACAACATCCATCTGAAAATGTATGGCAAATTAGAATCAAAACCACAACGTAAAATTGGACATGTGAATATAGTTGATGTAGAAAATAGAGGCATGGAGGAATTGCTTAAACAAGTTGAAGATCTAAAGAAAAATTTGGTTATAGAACCAAAAGAATCCTAG
- a CDS encoding LLM class flavin-dependent oxidoreductase, whose product MRRLSYSLGSLLSIEEVLECSRKLNEIKPEVEWIPETWGMENFSMLGLASKENTFSKIGSSIINIYSRSPSLIAMGASTVDTISNGRLILGLGTSSVPIVENFHGNSFDAPVQRMKEYVEIIRLALQGEKINYSGKIFTLKDFSLLTKPIRKEIPIYLAAINQKMVEMTWDIADGVIFYLRPKNEMKETISKMQRKKKIDTALQIITCIHEDEEKSRNRAKKTLSFYIAVGKIYREFLQSTGYSDEVKIINEEYKKNGLDGLQELIPEKMLDDLCIAGTPATAVKKLDAFRDVGIDLPIIQFNPIGNVNESFELLTKTFSGESNE is encoded by the coding sequence ATGAGACGATTATCTTACAGTTTAGGTTCATTGCTTTCCATCGAGGAGGTTTTAGAATGCTCACGTAAACTAAATGAAATAAAACCAGAAGTCGAATGGATTCCCGAAACATGGGGCATGGAAAATTTTTCTATGCTCGGACTAGCATCGAAAGAAAACACATTTTCAAAAATTGGTTCATCAATAATTAACATCTATTCCAGAAGTCCAAGTTTGATTGCAATGGGTGCATCAACTGTAGATACTATTTCTAACGGAAGATTGATACTGGGATTGGGTACAAGTAGTGTGCCAATTGTAGAAAATTTTCATGGAAATTCTTTTGATGCACCGGTTCAAAGAATGAAAGAGTATGTAGAGATTATACGTTTAGCATTACAAGGTGAAAAAATAAATTATTCTGGAAAAATATTCACTCTGAAAGATTTTTCATTATTAACAAAACCAATAAGAAAAGAAATTCCAATTTATCTTGCTGCTATTAATCAAAAAATGGTTGAAATGACATGGGATATTGCAGATGGAGTGATATTTTATTTAAGACCAAAAAATGAAATGAAAGAAACAATATCAAAAATGCAAAGAAAGAAAAAAATCGATACTGCATTACAGATAATTACATGCATTCATGAAGATGAAGAAAAATCTAGAAATCGTGCAAAGAAAACTCTTAGTTTTTACATTGCCGTAGGAAAAATTTATCGTGAATTTTTACAATCAACCGGATATTCTGATGAGGTAAAGATCATTAATGAAGAGTATAAGAAAAATGGGTTAGATGGTTTACAAGAATTGATACCAGAAAAAATGTTAGACGATTTATGTATTGCAGGTACTCCTGCCACGGCAGTAAAAAAATTAGATGCTTTTAGAGATGTGGGAATTGATTTACCCATCATTCAGTTCAATCCTATAGGCAATGTGAACGAATCATTTGAATTATTAACAAAAACTTTTTCAGGAGAATCAAATGAATGA
- a CDS encoding thiolase C-terminal domain-containing protein, which translates to MNDVAIVGTGQTKFSKDDGDVEKLLFESTKNCIQSVRNCEPKDVEGVLVSTNNNSKYLGAILSETMGIQPKISHSIEHLCSSGTNALISGYAYIFSGLADIILISGVESATNPGQILEWDKSRGSFEHPIYWASMLTKSYKRKFQITEEELAIVSAKNHKQAMDNPFAYSNEPRTISEVMNSKQITDDLRILDCSRSCSGSSSILLASEEKAKTISDQPIWIKGIGQKTTSASFTKNILEEIESTRIAAKTAYKMAKIGPNDVNVAEVHDAFSVCELMAISELGITASDKSGEFVRDLFNTENRMINPRGGLIGAGHPLGATGISQTIEIATQLQGKSEKRQISNLKTGLIHNMSAAGTSSSVVVLEN; encoded by the coding sequence ATGAATGATGTGGCAATAGTAGGTACAGGACAAACAAAGTTTTCTAAAGATGATGGAGATGTTGAAAAATTACTTTTTGAATCAACTAAAAATTGTATTCAATCTGTAAGAAATTGTGAACCTAAAGATGTCGAAGGGGTTCTTGTATCCACAAACAATAATTCGAAATATCTAGGTGCAATTTTATCAGAAACGATGGGGATACAGCCAAAAATTTCACATTCAATAGAACATCTTTGCAGCTCTGGAACAAATGCACTCATCTCAGGATATGCATACATATTTTCAGGATTGGCAGATATAATTTTAATTTCAGGAGTAGAATCTGCAACTAATCCTGGTCAGATTTTAGAATGGGATAAATCACGAGGGAGTTTTGAACATCCAATTTATTGGGCATCTATGCTTACCAAATCTTATAAAAGAAAATTTCAAATCACTGAAGAAGAACTTGCAATAGTATCTGCCAAAAATCATAAACAAGCAATGGATAATCCATTTGCATATAGTAACGAACCTCGAACTATATCTGAAGTTATGAATTCAAAACAGATTACGGATGACCTAAGAATTTTAGATTGTTCACGTTCATGTTCTGGTAGTTCATCAATTTTATTGGCATCTGAAGAAAAAGCAAAAACAATTTCTGATCAACCAATTTGGATTAAAGGAATTGGGCAAAAAACTACATCTGCAAGTTTTACAAAAAACATTCTTGAAGAAATTGAAAGTACGCGAATTGCCGCAAAAACGGCATACAAAATGGCAAAAATTGGACCGAATGATGTCAATGTTGCAGAAGTACATGATGCATTTTCGGTTTGTGAATTAATGGCAATTTCTGAATTAGGAATTACGGCTAGTGACAAAAGTGGAGAATTTGTCAGAGATTTATTCAATACTGAAAATAGAATGATAAACCCTCGAGGGGGATTGATTGGGGCAGGACATCCGTTAGGAGCAACAGGAATATCACAAACAATAGAAATTGCAACTCAGCTTCAAGGCAAATCTGAAAAACGGCAAATTTCTAATTTGAAAACAGGATTAATTCATAATATGTCTGCAGCAGGAACTTCAAGCTCGGTCGTGGTATTAGAAAATTGA